The Gemmata palustris genome includes a region encoding these proteins:
- a CDS encoding DUF4261 domain-containing protein — MADDLLDRFFGKGVPRIGGPPVANPRLTDPVGLQCLFDIPLDLPADKLAVTVREYHPDLEDATVEIYQVPPSGKPHDLEPALMGLVAWGAHVIKVVGFAHPMPANTVKGCVQPAHFDPQYKEIAYRHQTHVMLYYNGYDQNPLEQYVALAAVAGSLTVFGSVFTLNETARTAIPAPVLTPHEEDGGDMLAALRGLPLLLIYCGFVKLEVEGQPGVWMRTYGGHRFGLPDLALHADSHEMARFTFDLFNNALAYLRASGKSFAPGHTMQVGDDMFLRLRARVPDEWYLDSEGEMLVADRVAGSDVSVS, encoded by the coding sequence ATGGCTGACGATTTGCTGGATCGGTTCTTCGGAAAAGGGGTACCGCGGATCGGCGGCCCGCCGGTCGCGAACCCCCGCCTGACCGACCCCGTTGGGTTGCAGTGCCTCTTCGACATCCCGCTCGACCTGCCCGCGGACAAGCTGGCGGTTACCGTCCGCGAGTACCACCCGGACCTGGAAGACGCCACAGTCGAGATCTACCAGGTTCCCCCGTCCGGGAAGCCGCACGACCTCGAACCCGCACTCATGGGCTTGGTCGCGTGGGGAGCACACGTCATCAAAGTGGTCGGTTTCGCGCACCCGATGCCGGCCAACACGGTGAAGGGGTGCGTACAACCCGCTCACTTCGACCCGCAGTACAAGGAGATCGCGTACCGGCACCAGACGCACGTGATGCTGTACTACAACGGGTACGACCAGAACCCGCTCGAGCAGTACGTCGCGCTCGCGGCCGTCGCGGGCTCTCTGACGGTGTTCGGCTCGGTGTTCACGCTGAACGAAACCGCCCGGACCGCGATCCCCGCACCGGTGCTGACGCCGCACGAAGAGGACGGCGGGGACATGCTCGCGGCCCTGCGCGGGTTGCCGCTGTTGCTCATCTACTGCGGGTTCGTGAAGCTCGAAGTTGAGGGGCAACCCGGCGTCTGGATGCGCACCTACGGGGGCCACCGGTTCGGGCTACCGGACCTCGCGCTGCACGCGGACAGTCACGAGATGGCGCGGTTCACGTTCGACCTGTTCAACAACGCGCTGGCGTACTTGCGCGCGTCCGGTAAGTCGTTCGCTCCGGGACACACGATGCAGGTGGGCGACGACATGTTTTTGCGGCTGCGCGCCCGCGTTCCAGACGAGTGGTACCTGGACAGCGAGGGCGAGATGCTCGTCGCCGACCGCGTCGCGGGGAGTGACGTGTCGGTTTCGTAG
- a CDS encoding DUF1559 family PulG-like putative transporter — protein MPRSARNGFSLIEFLVVVAIIAVVIGLTLPAIRRVREPAARMKCMNNLKQLMLAMHNYADAGSPVARPSTGHPNAPAGHTFPPGCFGPGATPEERLSWTVALLPYLEQERLFKQFDVEKGYAGNLPAAQTQLKVFLCPEPKEATTGDAVTHYVALAGIGYDAAGQPAGTTGNGFMGYDRRTEFATIKDGTANTIALMETRSGLGPWARGGAANVRGFDPADVPLHGDHRPFGGHIGGMNVAMADGFVRFISARIEPKKLAAAITIAGGEPVDLD, from the coding sequence GTGCCCCGATCAGCACGCAACGGGTTTAGTCTGATCGAATTTCTGGTTGTCGTTGCCATCATTGCGGTCGTGATCGGCCTCACGCTCCCCGCGATCCGTCGCGTTCGCGAACCGGCCGCGCGCATGAAGTGCATGAACAACCTCAAGCAACTGATGCTGGCGATGCACAACTATGCGGACGCGGGCAGCCCGGTCGCGCGTCCGTCAACAGGCCACCCGAATGCGCCCGCCGGGCATACGTTCCCCCCGGGGTGTTTCGGGCCGGGGGCGACGCCCGAGGAGCGCCTCAGTTGGACGGTCGCGCTGTTGCCGTACCTGGAACAGGAGCGCCTGTTCAAGCAATTCGATGTCGAGAAGGGATACGCGGGAAATCTCCCGGCGGCCCAGACGCAACTCAAGGTGTTCCTCTGCCCCGAGCCAAAGGAGGCGACGACGGGCGACGCGGTGACCCATTACGTCGCGCTGGCCGGTATCGGGTACGACGCCGCCGGGCAGCCTGCGGGCACCACCGGGAACGGCTTCATGGGCTACGACCGTCGGACCGAATTCGCGACGATCAAAGACGGTACCGCCAACACAATCGCTCTGATGGAAACGCGCTCCGGGCTTGGGCCGTGGGCACGCGGCGGCGCGGCGAACGTGCGCGGCTTCGATCCCGCCGATGTGCCACTGCACGGCGATCACCGGCCATTCGGTGGCCACATCGGTGGCATGAACGTAGCGATGGCTGACGGCTTCGTTCGATTCATTAGTGCCCGAATCGAGCCGAAGAAGCTGGCTGCCGCGATCACCATCGCCGGCGGAGAACCGGTCGACCTGGATTGA
- a CDS encoding S9 family peptidase, producing MYRHSLLFLALTAVPAAAQPQPAEPTKLTLDRIFASDDFAGDPVPAVKWLDGGAYTTLRPSKAHKNASDLVRFDPAGKSEVLVAAEKLVPPNAKEPIAIHGYELSKDLDLVLIYTDSVKVWRQNTRGDYWTFRRSTGALTKLGGDAKPSTLMFAKLSPDGTRVGYVHDNNLFVEPTAGGAAVKLTADGSEQVINGTFDWVYEEEFFCRDGWRWSPDGKSIAYWQLDTRGVKTFTLIDNTSASYPVLKTFAYPKTGERNSACRVGVIPAAGGPTTWAEVPGDTRTDFYIPRMEWAGNSNELVIQRVNRLQNAVDVVLVDAATGKARTVLTERDGAWVDVHDDAGEWVENGSAFTWVSERDGWRHLYLASRDGKSVRRVTTGAFDVIRVVYINKKSGHVYYLASPENPTQHYLYRVALDGTGAPERLTPADQSGWHEYDVSPDGAHAVHSYSSFGQPPRVELVTLPDHKVVRTLATNDKLRAAVAKLAQTPVEFFRADAGNGVALDGWMMKPPNFDPAKKYPLVFHVYGEPAGQSVVDRWGGKQYLWHLMLAQQGYAVACVDNRGTPCPRGRDWRRAAYRKVGTLASADQAAAARDLLKQRPYLDAARVGVWGWSGGGSMTLNLLFRHPDLYRTGMSVAPVPDMRLYDTIYQERYMGLPQDNAEDYKQGSPITHAAGLKGNLLLVHGTGDDNCHYQGVEKLADRLVELNKPFALMAYPNRSHSINEGKNTSRHLYALLTRYLNDNLPTGPKP from the coding sequence ATGTACCGCCATTCGTTGCTGTTCCTCGCGCTGACCGCGGTCCCGGCCGCGGCTCAACCGCAACCGGCCGAGCCCACCAAACTCACGCTCGACCGGATCTTCGCCTCCGACGACTTCGCGGGCGATCCCGTCCCGGCGGTGAAGTGGCTCGACGGTGGGGCGTACACCACTCTCCGGCCGTCGAAGGCGCACAAGAACGCGAGCGACCTCGTCCGGTTCGACCCCGCGGGGAAGAGCGAGGTACTCGTCGCGGCCGAGAAGTTGGTTCCACCGAACGCGAAGGAGCCGATCGCGATCCACGGGTACGAGCTGTCGAAGGATCTCGACCTCGTGCTGATCTACACCGACTCCGTCAAAGTCTGGCGGCAGAACACCCGCGGTGACTACTGGACCTTCCGCCGCTCGACCGGCGCGCTCACGAAGCTCGGCGGCGACGCCAAGCCGTCCACCCTGATGTTCGCCAAACTCTCGCCCGATGGCACCCGCGTCGGGTACGTCCACGACAACAACCTGTTCGTCGAACCGACCGCGGGCGGCGCGGCGGTGAAGCTCACGGCAGACGGCTCGGAGCAAGTTATCAACGGCACCTTCGACTGGGTGTACGAAGAGGAGTTCTTCTGCCGCGACGGGTGGCGCTGGAGCCCGGACGGTAAGTCGATCGCGTACTGGCAGCTCGACACCCGCGGCGTGAAGACGTTCACCCTGATCGACAACACGAGCGCCTCGTACCCGGTCCTCAAGACGTTCGCGTACCCCAAGACCGGGGAGCGGAACTCGGCGTGCCGGGTCGGTGTGATACCCGCGGCCGGCGGGCCGACGACGTGGGCCGAGGTTCCCGGCGACACCCGAACGGACTTCTACATCCCGCGGATGGAGTGGGCGGGGAACTCGAACGAGCTGGTGATCCAGCGGGTCAACCGGCTCCAGAACGCGGTGGACGTGGTGCTCGTCGACGCCGCGACCGGCAAGGCGCGAACCGTCCTCACCGAGCGCGACGGAGCGTGGGTCGATGTCCACGACGACGCTGGCGAGTGGGTCGAGAACGGGAGCGCCTTCACATGGGTCAGTGAGCGCGACGGTTGGCGGCACCTGTACCTCGCCTCGCGCGACGGGAAGAGCGTGCGCCGCGTCACGACCGGCGCGTTCGACGTGATTCGGGTCGTATACATCAACAAGAAATCGGGGCACGTGTACTACTTGGCGTCGCCGGAGAACCCGACGCAGCACTACCTCTACCGCGTCGCACTGGACGGGACCGGCGCGCCCGAGCGCCTGACACCGGCTGACCAGTCGGGCTGGCACGAGTACGACGTCTCGCCCGATGGGGCGCACGCGGTTCACTCGTACTCGTCGTTCGGCCAACCGCCGCGGGTGGAACTGGTCACGCTCCCCGACCACAAGGTCGTTCGGACGCTCGCGACCAACGACAAGCTCCGCGCGGCAGTGGCGAAACTGGCACAGACTCCGGTCGAGTTCTTTCGTGCCGACGCCGGCAACGGAGTCGCGCTCGACGGCTGGATGATGAAGCCGCCGAACTTCGACCCCGCGAAGAAGTACCCGCTGGTGTTCCATGTTTACGGCGAGCCGGCAGGCCAGTCGGTCGTCGATCGCTGGGGCGGAAAGCAGTACCTGTGGCACCTGATGCTCGCTCAACAGGGGTACGCGGTGGCGTGCGTGGACAACCGCGGAACTCCGTGCCCGCGCGGTCGCGATTGGCGCAGGGCCGCGTACCGGAAGGTCGGGACGCTCGCCTCGGCGGACCAGGCCGCGGCCGCGCGCGACCTGCTGAAGCAGCGACCGTACCTGGATGCGGCGCGGGTCGGGGTGTGGGGTTGGAGCGGCGGCGGATCGATGACGCTGAACCTGTTGTTCCGGCACCCAGACCTGTACCGCACGGGGATGTCGGTGGCCCCGGTGCCGGACATGCGGCTGTACGACACCATCTATCAAGAGCGGTACATGGGGCTCCCACAGGACAACGCCGAGGACTACAAACAAGGCTCACCGATCACGCACGCGGCCGGGCTGAAGGGGAACTTGCTCCTCGTTCACGGCACCGGCGACGACAACTGCCACTACCAGGGGGTCGAGAAGCTCGCGGACCGGCTGGTCGAGTTGAACAAGCCGTTCGCGCTGATGGCGTACCCAAACCGCAGCCACTCCATCAACGAGGGGAAGAACACGAGTCGGCACCTGTACGCCCTGCTGACGCGCTACCTGAACGACAACCTGCCCACCGGCCCGAAGCCGTGA
- a CDS encoding S9 family peptidase, whose product MFRFAFFAGVFAMTPLVASAEAPPLIPRDVLFGNPDRAGPQISPDGKYIAYLAPDEKNVLQVWVRTTVPPAGKANDKKVTSDEKRGIRQYFWAHDGKHLLYLQDAGGDENFHLFAAELGTGKTRDLTPFTGVRVQGVELDEKHPDTLLVGMNKRNKAAFDMHRVTISTGEEKIDTENPGLVMSWTTDKDFVIRAATAVNAETGGYDLMVREKPGTEWKTIKRWTNEEQGQAAGFGADANTLYVIGNDRTDTLRLTKFDLATSKEEVIAEDKEYDVSGAMIDDKKRIPLAVSFTKARTEWKVLDDSVKDDFAALAKFQRGDFSITSKTTDDTIWVVAYVTDDGPTSYYLYHRDTKKADFLFFNNSKLENTKLAQMEPIQYKAKDGLVVHGYLTKPVGVEAKDLPTVLLVHGGPWARDSWGFSPLTQFLANRGYAVLQVNFRGSTGYGKKFLNAGNREWAGKMHQDLIDAKEWIVKQGVADSKKVAIMGGSYGGYATLVGLTFTPDEFACGVGIVGPSNIVTLLKTVPPYWAPAKALFAKRVGDLEKEEEFLKERSPLSKVNYITKPLLIGQGKNDPRVKVAESDQIVEAMRKNGKPVEYVLYPDEGHGFQRPENRLHFFAVTEQFLAKHLGGRAEAVGDIKGHSGEIK is encoded by the coding sequence ATGTTCCGCTTCGCATTCTTCGCGGGAGTGTTCGCCATGACGCCCCTAGTCGCCTCGGCCGAGGCGCCGCCGCTCATCCCGCGCGACGTGTTGTTCGGCAACCCGGACAGGGCCGGTCCGCAAATCTCCCCGGACGGAAAGTACATCGCGTACCTCGCCCCGGACGAGAAGAACGTCCTCCAGGTGTGGGTGCGCACTACCGTTCCGCCGGCCGGCAAAGCGAACGACAAGAAGGTGACCAGTGACGAAAAGCGCGGCATCCGCCAGTATTTCTGGGCGCACGACGGCAAGCACCTGCTGTACCTGCAAGACGCGGGCGGCGACGAGAACTTCCACCTGTTCGCGGCGGAACTCGGGACCGGGAAGACACGCGACCTCACGCCGTTTACGGGCGTCCGCGTGCAGGGCGTCGAACTCGACGAGAAGCACCCGGACACGCTCCTCGTGGGCATGAACAAGCGGAACAAGGCCGCGTTCGACATGCACCGCGTCACCATTTCGACTGGCGAAGAGAAGATCGACACTGAAAACCCCGGCCTCGTGATGAGCTGGACCACGGACAAGGATTTCGTCATTCGCGCCGCGACCGCCGTGAACGCGGAGACCGGCGGGTACGACCTGATGGTGCGCGAGAAGCCCGGCACGGAGTGGAAGACGATCAAGCGGTGGACGAACGAGGAGCAGGGGCAGGCCGCCGGGTTCGGCGCGGACGCGAACACGCTCTACGTCATCGGTAACGACCGCACGGACACGCTCCGGCTCACCAAGTTCGATCTCGCGACCAGTAAGGAAGAGGTGATCGCGGAGGACAAAGAATACGACGTGAGCGGGGCGATGATTGACGACAAAAAGCGCATCCCGCTCGCCGTGTCGTTCACGAAAGCCCGGACCGAGTGGAAGGTGCTCGACGACAGCGTGAAGGACGACTTCGCCGCGCTCGCGAAGTTCCAGCGCGGCGACTTCAGCATCACGAGCAAGACCACGGACGACACGATTTGGGTGGTAGCCTACGTCACCGACGACGGCCCGACGTCGTACTATCTCTACCACCGCGACACGAAGAAAGCGGACTTCCTGTTCTTCAATAACTCGAAGCTGGAGAACACGAAGCTCGCCCAGATGGAACCGATCCAGTACAAGGCGAAGGACGGGCTAGTCGTTCACGGCTACCTGACGAAGCCGGTCGGCGTCGAAGCGAAGGATCTGCCGACAGTGCTCCTCGTTCACGGCGGCCCGTGGGCGCGCGACTCGTGGGGCTTCAGCCCGCTAACGCAGTTCCTCGCGAACCGCGGCTACGCGGTCCTTCAGGTGAACTTCCGCGGCAGCACCGGTTACGGCAAGAAGTTCCTGAACGCCGGCAACAGGGAATGGGCCGGGAAGATGCACCAGGACTTGATCGACGCGAAGGAGTGGATCGTCAAGCAGGGCGTCGCGGACTCGAAGAAGGTCGCGATCATGGGCGGTAGCTACGGCGGTTACGCGACGCTCGTCGGCCTCACGTTCACGCCCGACGAGTTCGCGTGTGGCGTGGGCATCGTCGGCCCCAGCAACATCGTCACGCTGTTGAAGACGGTTCCGCCGTACTGGGCACCCGCGAAGGCTCTGTTCGCCAAGCGCGTCGGTGACCTGGAGAAGGAAGAGGAGTTCCTGAAGGAGCGCTCGCCGCTCTCGAAGGTGAACTACATCACCAAACCCCTGCTGATCGGCCAGGGTAAGAACGACCCGCGAGTGAAAGTGGCCGAGAGCGACCAAATCGTCGAGGCGATGCGGAAGAACGGCAAGCCGGTGGAGTACGTGCTGTACCCGGACGAGGGCCACGGCTTCCAGCGCCCGGAGAACCGGCTGCACTTCTTCGCGGTCACGGAGCAGTTCCTCGCCAAGCACCTCGGGGGCCGCGCCGAAGCCGTCGGCGATATTAAGGGGCACTCCGGCGAGATCAAGTAG
- a CDS encoding DUF2306 domain-containing protein, which produces MRYRILTAVLRALAVVLILRVLAAILANYPDYFPPNFDALFLLGREATFVGAYRPAFYLHIFSGPVVLFNGLILLSGYVRRRHGGAHRFLGRVQVVVLLLFVLPSSVVMSRHAFGGWPAGLSFLLLSAATATCAIAGVVHARRRRFDRHRRWMLRSYVLICSAVVLRLISGAAGLVGVPSPEGAYIIAAWSSWLLPLAVFELVERVPAHRQSRRPRP; this is translated from the coding sequence GTGAGATACCGGATTCTAACGGCAGTTCTCCGCGCACTCGCGGTCGTCTTGATTCTGCGAGTGCTGGCCGCGATTCTGGCGAATTATCCCGATTACTTCCCGCCCAATTTCGATGCGCTCTTCCTGCTGGGACGAGAGGCGACGTTCGTCGGCGCCTACCGGCCGGCGTTCTACCTGCACATCTTTTCCGGCCCGGTCGTGTTGTTCAACGGATTGATCCTGCTGAGCGGATACGTTCGACGGCGCCACGGCGGCGCGCACCGGTTCTTGGGTCGGGTTCAAGTCGTTGTGCTACTGTTGTTCGTGCTCCCGAGCAGCGTGGTGATGTCCCGACACGCCTTCGGTGGTTGGCCGGCAGGGTTGAGCTTTCTCTTACTATCGGCGGCGACCGCGACCTGTGCGATCGCGGGTGTCGTTCACGCACGGCGCCGCCGCTTCGACCGGCACCGGCGCTGGATGCTCCGCTCCTATGTCTTGATCTGTTCGGCGGTGGTCCTTCGTCTGATCTCCGGTGCGGCGGGGCTGGTCGGGGTGCCGAGCCCCGAGGGAGCGTACATCATCGCGGCCTGGAGCAGTTGGTTGCTCCCACTGGCGGTCTTCGAGCTCGTGGAACGTGTGCCGGCGCATCGCCAATCCCGGCGCCCTCGGCCCTGA
- a CDS encoding Gfo/Idh/MocA family protein, with amino-acid sequence MNRSVAALTLAGLPAWHARDWFGASARAAEDVKPTGANGKLNIGVIGVGPEPRRSNALYGEAKRFKDKVNFTAVCDVDGRHRDHAVAQYKKDGYEVKAHKDFRELIASKDVDAVIVATPDHWHAIIAIAAMKAGKDVYCEKPLTLTIEEALAMKKATAETKRVLQTGSQQRSEMGGKFRLATELVRAGRIGKIETIECRIGDNPQSGAIKEVEPPKELDWDMWLGPTAKVPFRIDGGKTNCHYEFRWWYEYSGGKMTDWGAHHIDIAQWMLGTDGSGPVSVEVVEAAKPYAGGDGYNCHKTFKVLHTYANGVKVEVSHGAGSTANGLVDAKGGKWKDRGGKEYDGVNGGENGVLVKGDKGTLFVSRGLLLASDKAVFAPLNEADKPKLYGSVPTNHMGNFLDCVKTRETPICGVEVGAGSVIVCHLGTVALRLNKSKPLMWDAKKYTFNDEDANKMLARERRGGWKIS; translated from the coding sequence ATGAACCGCTCGGTCGCTGCTCTCACACTCGCCGGGCTCCCGGCGTGGCACGCCCGCGACTGGTTCGGGGCCAGCGCCCGCGCTGCTGAAGACGTCAAGCCGACCGGCGCGAACGGCAAGCTGAACATCGGCGTCATCGGCGTCGGCCCCGAACCGCGGCGCTCGAACGCCCTGTACGGCGAGGCCAAGCGATTCAAGGACAAGGTGAACTTCACCGCCGTGTGCGACGTGGACGGCCGGCACCGCGACCACGCCGTCGCGCAGTACAAGAAGGACGGCTACGAAGTCAAAGCGCACAAGGACTTCCGCGAGCTGATCGCGAGCAAGGACGTGGACGCGGTCATCGTCGCCACTCCGGACCACTGGCACGCGATCATCGCCATCGCCGCGATGAAGGCCGGCAAGGACGTGTACTGCGAGAAGCCGCTCACGCTCACGATCGAAGAAGCCCTCGCCATGAAGAAGGCGACGGCCGAAACGAAGCGCGTGCTCCAGACCGGCAGCCAGCAGCGCAGCGAGATGGGCGGCAAGTTCCGGCTCGCGACCGAACTGGTCCGCGCCGGGCGCATCGGAAAGATCGAGACCATCGAGTGCCGCATCGGGGACAACCCGCAGAGCGGGGCGATCAAGGAAGTGGAGCCGCCGAAGGAACTCGACTGGGACATGTGGCTCGGGCCGACCGCGAAGGTTCCGTTCCGGATCGACGGCGGGAAGACGAACTGCCACTACGAGTTCCGCTGGTGGTACGAGTACAGCGGCGGGAAAATGACCGACTGGGGCGCGCACCACATCGACATCGCGCAGTGGATGCTCGGCACGGACGGCAGCGGACCGGTTTCGGTGGAAGTGGTCGAGGCCGCCAAGCCCTACGCCGGTGGCGACGGGTACAACTGCCACAAAACGTTCAAGGTTCTGCACACCTACGCGAACGGTGTGAAGGTGGAAGTGAGCCACGGCGCCGGTTCGACCGCCAACGGGTTGGTGGACGCCAAGGGCGGGAAGTGGAAGGACCGGGGCGGTAAGGAATACGACGGCGTGAACGGCGGCGAGAACGGCGTACTGGTGAAGGGTGACAAGGGTACGCTGTTCGTGAGCCGCGGCCTGTTGCTTGCCAGCGACAAAGCAGTTTTCGCTCCGCTCAACGAGGCCGACAAGCCGAAGCTCTACGGCTCGGTCCCGACGAACCACATGGGCAACTTCCTCGATTGCGTGAAGACCCGCGAGACCCCGATCTGCGGCGTGGAAGTCGGCGCCGGCTCGGTGATCGTCTGCCACTTGGGAACGGTCGCGCTGCGGCTCAACAAGAGCAAGCCGCTGATGTGGGACGCGAAGAAATACACCTTCAACGACGAAGACGCCAACAAGATGCTCGCCCGCGAGCGCCGCGGTGGGTGGAAGATCAGCTAA
- a CDS encoding ABC transporter permease — MLAHLRTLRLAAWLGWQLETNWANPWLFAVYMFVKPVCGSLMLVGMFFAADQAAVGVGRARISPQFLPYMYVSNACYGLVGTVMFGLSYAVVRDREHYRMLKYIYISPAQFQTYFLGRGASRALEGTVGGVLSLTVGLILFAQVRNSVAVDVPWLIVYLLIGAMMLWACGMLLAAACLNMSRNGMFLSEGIAGLVYLLSGVVFPLSVFQGSMAWVQWISLSLPTTYWLEGMRRALMGQVPEKLRGPLSSWSNAELALTLFATTAALVVAAQLFWRWSERRAWRLGKLEENAGV; from the coding sequence ATGCTCGCACACCTCCGCACACTCCGACTCGCCGCGTGGCTCGGCTGGCAGCTCGAAACCAACTGGGCGAACCCGTGGTTGTTCGCGGTGTACATGTTCGTGAAGCCCGTGTGCGGGTCGCTCATGCTCGTGGGCATGTTCTTCGCCGCGGACCAGGCCGCCGTCGGTGTCGGCCGTGCCCGAATTTCACCGCAGTTCCTGCCGTACATGTACGTGTCCAATGCGTGCTACGGCCTGGTCGGTACGGTGATGTTCGGGCTGAGTTACGCGGTGGTGCGCGACCGCGAGCACTACCGCATGTTGAAGTACATCTACATCAGCCCGGCGCAGTTCCAGACGTACTTTCTCGGGCGCGGGGCGTCGCGCGCCCTGGAGGGCACTGTGGGCGGCGTGCTGAGCCTCACCGTGGGGTTGATCCTATTTGCGCAAGTGCGGAACTCGGTCGCCGTCGATGTACCGTGGTTAATCGTTTACCTGCTCATCGGTGCCATGATGCTCTGGGCCTGCGGGATGCTGCTCGCCGCCGCGTGCCTGAACATGTCGCGGAACGGGATGTTCCTGAGCGAAGGTATTGCGGGACTGGTGTACTTGCTGAGCGGCGTGGTGTTTCCGCTGTCGGTGTTTCAGGGGAGCATGGCCTGGGTTCAGTGGATCAGTCTGAGTTTGCCGACGACGTACTGGCTCGAGGGTATGCGCCGCGCACTGATGGGCCAAGTGCCCGAGAAACTCCGCGGCCCGCTCTCGAGCTGGTCGAACGCGGAACTCGCCCTCACGCTGTTCGCGACGACCGCGGCGCTGGTGGTCGCGGCTCAGCTCTTCTGGCGCTGGAGCGAGCGCCGTGCTTGGCGCTTGGGCAAGCTCGAAGAGAACGCGGGCGTGTGA
- a CDS encoding REP-associated tyrosine transposase has protein sequence MPDYRRWYAPGGTYFFTLVTHRRQPLLTTEFARDCLRKAMIDEFAMRPVTIVAVVLLPDHLHTIWTLPVGDADYSLRWQRIKKRFTRSYLAGGGTEAPTSSSRSARRGRGVWQRRFWEHMVRDEDDLKRCADYIHWNPVKHGITKSPGTYPYSSFARWVETGDYPPEWDRNGSALDVPGAEWEE, from the coding sequence GTGCCGGACTACCGCCGCTGGTACGCGCCCGGCGGGACCTATTTCTTCACTTTGGTAACGCACCGGCGGCAACCACTTTTGACCACCGAATTCGCACGAGATTGCTTGCGCAAGGCGATGATCGACGAGTTCGCCATGCGGCCCGTTACGATCGTCGCAGTCGTACTACTCCCCGATCACTTACATACGATCTGGACGCTCCCCGTTGGAGATGCGGACTATTCGCTCCGCTGGCAGCGAATCAAAAAACGGTTCACGCGCTCGTACCTCGCGGGAGGCGGCACCGAAGCCCCGACCAGTTCTTCGCGGTCCGCTCGCCGCGGGCGCGGCGTCTGGCAGCGCCGGTTCTGGGAACACATGGTTCGCGACGAAGACGATCTCAAACGCTGCGCGGACTATATCCACTGGAACCCGGTCAAGCACGGGATCACGAAATCACCGGGAACGTACCCGTATTCGTCTTTTGCGCGCTGGGTCGAGACCGGCGATTACCCACCGGAATGGGACAGGAACGGTAGCGCGCTGGACGTACCCGGCGCCGAGTGGGAGGAGTAA